A genomic window from Candidatus Denitrolinea symbiosum includes:
- a CDS encoding quinone-dependent dihydroorotate dehydrogenase, with product MTYRRLVRPLLFRLEAETAHGLTLSALRAAQSVPPALWLLEVMYRAPNKPVRAFGLDFKNPVGLAAGYDKDALAVRALGALGFGHVEIGTVTPLPQEGNPKPRLFRLVEDEAVINRMGFPSRGSVFVREQLSPSRRTSLFERALKLEPRRSDVILGVNIGKNKSTPNEEAVLDYLSLLQEFASHADYIAVNVSSPNTVGLRQLQGRAALEGLLTQLHAQRQFEEASCKKRLPLLVKLAPDLTPSELDDALDVILQTRMDGVIATNTTLAREGLLSAQRDEAGGLSGRPLTGRSEAMLSQIVKRVDGRIPVVSAGGVMGPEDAKRRLGMGAALVQVYTGLAYRGPGLVRQIARGLSSSA from the coding sequence ATGACCTACCGCCGCCTGGTCCGCCCCCTGCTCTTTCGCCTCGAAGCGGAGACCGCGCACGGGTTGACGCTTTCCGCGTTGCGCGCCGCGCAGTCCGTTCCGCCCGCGCTGTGGCTGTTGGAAGTCATGTATCGCGCGCCGAATAAACCTGTCCGCGCCTTCGGGTTGGATTTCAAGAATCCTGTCGGGCTGGCCGCGGGCTACGACAAGGACGCGCTGGCCGTCCGCGCGCTGGGCGCGCTGGGATTCGGTCACGTGGAAATCGGCACAGTGACGCCTCTGCCGCAGGAGGGAAATCCGAAGCCGCGGCTCTTTCGCCTCGTGGAGGATGAAGCCGTCATCAACCGCATGGGGTTCCCCAGCCGCGGTTCGGTTTTTGTGCGCGAACAACTGAGTCCCTCCCGAAGGACCAGCCTGTTCGAGCGCGCCCTCAAACTTGAGCCGCGGCGCTCGGACGTGATCCTCGGCGTCAACATCGGCAAAAACAAGTCCACGCCCAACGAGGAGGCGGTCCTGGATTATCTCAGCCTGCTCCAGGAATTTGCGTCGCACGCCGACTATATCGCGGTTAACGTCAGTTCGCCCAACACGGTGGGACTCCGCCAGTTGCAGGGACGCGCCGCGCTGGAGGGACTGCTGACCCAACTCCACGCCCAGCGACAGTTCGAGGAGGCCAGCTGCAAAAAACGACTTCCGCTGCTCGTCAAACTCGCGCCGGACCTGACCCCATCCGAGTTGGACGACGCCCTCGACGTGATCCTGCAAACGCGCATGGACGGCGTCATCGCGACGAACACCACGCTGGCGCGTGAGGGGCTTCTGTCCGCGCAGCGGGACGAGGCGGGCGGGTTGAGCGGCCGCCCGTTGACGGGCCGCAGCGAGGCGATGTTGAGTCAGATCGTGAAGCGCGTGGACGGTCGGATTCCCGTCGTCAGCGCGGGCGGCGTCATGGGTCCCGAAGACGCGAAACGCCGCCTCGGGATGGGGGCGGCGCTGGTGCAGGTCTATACCGGGCTGGCGTATCGCGGCCCGGGGCTGGTCAGGCAGATCGCGCGCGGGCTTTCTTCTTCTGCGTAA
- a CDS encoding DNA polymerase III subunit beta — MMSKNSAPAFPDLTLLADVFKKYSSVQAAYLFGSAAGGRMHAESDLDIALAGSSDLRARKLDILADLARVGFTNIDLVILDREDIVLRFEAVRQNRLVYRAEGFDAGNYYSLVLRQYFDFLPYLKIQREAYKRRIQDGQNRSYS; from the coding sequence ATGATGTCCAAAAATTCTGCGCCCGCCTTCCCCGATTTGACCCTGCTCGCGGATGTGTTCAAAAAATATTCGAGCGTCCAGGCGGCTTATCTCTTCGGTTCGGCAGCCGGTGGGAGAATGCACGCCGAAAGCGATCTCGACATCGCGCTGGCAGGATCGTCCGACTTACGCGCGCGTAAATTGGACATTCTCGCCGACCTGGCGCGGGTTGGTTTTACCAATATTGACCTGGTCATTCTCGACAGGGAAGACATTGTGTTGAGATTTGAAGCGGTGAGGCAAAATCGTCTCGTTTATCGCGCCGAGGGATTTGACGCGGGCAATTACTATTCCCTGGTCTTGCGCCAGTATTTCGATTTCCTTCCGTATTTGAAAATCCAACGCGAAGCGTACAAGCGGAGGATTCAAGATGGTCAAAACCGAAGTTATTCGTAA
- a CDS encoding peptidase M42 family: MPTPSLKLLERLCNAIAVSGDEGEVRKIVLEQVKPHADDVRVDALGNVLVRTRASKRNPLKVLLAAHMDEVGFMIVADEGDGFYRFDKVGGVDVAYAAGKSVLIGKKRIPAVIGMKPVHLSDEGPDRKVTLDSLRLDTGGKGGAQVGDRVGFSTKFRRAGNSLFAKALDDRLGVAALIELLKRAPTNIELLLAFTVQEEVGLRGATVAAHALAPDIAIAVDSTPARDLPAHDGREHSLYNSKLDHGPAIYIADADTLPDRRLVEHFAAAGEAEGIPYQFRQPGGGGTDAGAMHQQREGIPSLSISVPGRYHHTPTSLARLSDWHNTIRLLHAGLSRMTRSLIQSK, encoded by the coding sequence ATGCCCACTCCCTCCCTCAAACTCCTCGAACGTCTCTGCAATGCCATCGCCGTCTCTGGCGACGAAGGCGAAGTACGGAAAATTGTCCTCGAACAGGTGAAGCCGCATGCCGACGACGTCCGCGTGGACGCGCTGGGCAACGTCCTCGTGCGGACACGCGCCTCGAAGCGGAATCCGCTCAAGGTCCTGCTCGCCGCGCACATGGACGAAGTCGGCTTCATGATCGTCGCGGACGAAGGCGATGGGTTCTATCGCTTCGACAAAGTCGGCGGCGTGGACGTCGCGTACGCAGCGGGCAAGTCTGTCCTCATCGGAAAAAAACGCATCCCCGCCGTGATCGGGATGAAGCCCGTCCATCTCAGCGACGAGGGCCCCGACCGCAAAGTGACGCTCGATTCCCTGCGGCTCGACACGGGCGGAAAGGGAGGCGCGCAGGTGGGCGACCGCGTCGGTTTTTCCACGAAGTTCCGCCGCGCGGGGAATTCGCTTTTCGCCAAGGCGCTCGACGACCGACTCGGCGTCGCCGCGCTGATCGAACTCCTGAAGCGCGCGCCGACGAACATCGAACTCCTGCTGGCTTTCACCGTGCAGGAGGAAGTGGGGCTGCGCGGCGCGACGGTGGCCGCGCACGCGCTCGCTCCCGACATCGCCATCGCCGTGGATTCGACTCCCGCCCGCGACCTGCCCGCGCACGACGGCCGCGAGCACTCGCTCTACAACTCGAAACTCGATCACGGCCCCGCCATCTACATCGCCGACGCGGACACCCTCCCCGACCGGCGGCTGGTCGAACATTTCGCGGCCGCGGGCGAAGCGGAGGGAATCCCGTACCAGTTCCGTCAGCCGGGCGGCGGCGGCACGGACGCGGGCGCGATGCACCAGCAGCGCGAGGGCATCCCGTCGCTCTCGATCTCCGTGCCTGGACGCTACCATCACACGCCGACCAGCCTCGCGCGCCTGAGCGACTGGCACAATACAATCCGATTGCTCCACGCGGGGTTGAGTCGGATGACGCGTTCCCTGATACAATCCAAATGA
- a CDS encoding aminopeptidase — MTDILPFLKSLLSTAGLSGHESPAAELIRARWNSIADETHLSRLGSVHALRRGTAPEPRPRLLLSAHMDAIGMMTAGIEDGFLRLTSVGGLDTRLLPGQHVTVHARRPLQGIIVARPPALMSDEARKNAPSWNDLLVDLGLAPRRVSQLVRVGDLVSFANEPLDLAEGVVSGHSLDNRASLAALTLVLETLQSARHAWDVWCAATVQEEVSFAGAATSAFGLRPDLAVVVDVTFAQSADAKGWEYFPLGGGPTLGIGTHVHPFLLERLKELAGKLDIPFSIEPMPRHSGTETDAVQLTAAGIPTAIVSIPIRYMHTPVEVAALTDIQRAARLLAEFAARLDEGFLQTVVWDD, encoded by the coding sequence GTGACAGACATCCTCCCCTTCCTTAAATCCCTGCTCTCTACTGCCGGACTCTCCGGACACGAATCCCCCGCGGCGGAATTGATCCGCGCCCGCTGGAATTCCATCGCCGACGAGACGCATCTCAGCCGCCTCGGTTCGGTCCACGCCCTGCGGCGGGGGACCGCGCCCGAGCCGCGTCCACGCCTGCTGCTCTCCGCGCACATGGACGCCATCGGCATGATGACGGCGGGAATCGAAGACGGCTTCCTGCGCCTGACCAGCGTCGGCGGACTCGACACGCGCCTCCTCCCCGGCCAGCATGTGACCGTCCACGCGCGGCGGCCCCTGCAAGGGATCATCGTCGCGCGTCCGCCCGCGCTCATGTCCGACGAGGCGAGGAAGAACGCGCCCAGCTGGAACGACCTGCTCGTGGACCTCGGCCTCGCGCCGCGTCGGGTGAGTCAACTCGTCCGCGTGGGCGACCTCGTCTCGTTCGCGAACGAACCGCTGGATCTGGCCGAGGGCGTCGTCAGCGGACACTCGCTCGACAACCGCGCCTCCCTCGCCGCGCTGACCCTCGTCCTCGAGACGCTGCAGTCCGCCCGTCACGCGTGGGACGTGTGGTGCGCGGCCACCGTCCAGGAGGAGGTCTCGTTCGCGGGCGCGGCCACGTCCGCCTTCGGGCTTCGTCCCGACCTCGCCGTCGTCGTGGACGTGACCTTCGCGCAGTCCGCGGACGCGAAGGGCTGGGAATACTTCCCGCTCGGCGGCGGTCCCACGCTTGGGATCGGTACGCACGTCCACCCCTTCCTTTTGGAGCGGTTGAAGGAACTGGCTGGAAAATTGGACATCCCGTTTTCCATCGAACCGATGCCGCGTCACTCTGGCACCGAGACCGACGCCGTCCAACTCACCGCCGCGGGCATCCCCACCGCCATCGTCAGCATCCCCATCCGTTACATGCACACGCCCGTGGAAGTGGCCGCGCTGACCGACATCCAGCGCGCCGCGCGCCTGCTGGCGGAGTTTGCCGCGCGTCTCGACGAGGGCTTTTTGCAGACGGTGGTCTGGGATGATTGA
- a CDS encoding potassium/proton antiporter, whose product MDNYVLIGASVILLISVLVSKIADRFGVPVLLLFLILGMLAGSDGLGGIYFDDPALAQIVGVIALILILFFGGLSTEWNQIRPVLKEGLLLSTLGVFITALIVGLFAGALLGLSLVEGLLLGSIVSSTDAAAVFSVLRSKGISLKGRIKSLLELESGSNDPMAIFLTIGLIQLITQPDLSPLSLIRFFIQQMLVGAALGYVMGRAILFLVNRLKLGYEGLYSVLMLALVFLTFGLTDLIGGSGFLAVYLAGIVLGHHDFIHKRSILRFQDGLAWIMQIAMFLTLGLLVFPSRLVPIIGIGMLIAAFLMFIARPVSVFIGLIPSALTWREKTFISWVGLRGAAPIILATFPFLAKLQQADLIFNVVFFVVLNSVLLQGTSIPIVAKWLGVDAPMTRRRTYPIEYTPVGGFKSELKELLIPPNSTMAGKAIVELELPEHFLVVLIARENDFMLPSGGTALQEGDTLLALSDRESFDEVAARFGLSESHAAG is encoded by the coding sequence ATGGATAATTACGTGCTTATCGGCGCTTCTGTCATATTGCTGATCAGTGTGCTCGTCAGCAAAATTGCCGACCGGTTCGGCGTGCCTGTGCTTTTGTTGTTCCTGATCCTGGGAATGCTGGCGGGTTCCGACGGTCTGGGCGGCATCTACTTCGACGATCCCGCCCTGGCGCAGATCGTCGGCGTTATCGCCCTGATTTTGATCCTGTTTTTCGGAGGGCTTAGCACGGAATGGAATCAAATCCGTCCCGTGCTTAAGGAGGGCCTGCTCCTTTCCACGCTGGGGGTTTTTATCACCGCGCTGATCGTGGGACTCTTTGCCGGCGCGCTGCTTGGCCTGTCGCTGGTTGAAGGACTGCTGCTCGGTTCGATCGTCTCGTCAACGGACGCGGCCGCGGTCTTTTCGGTGCTGCGTTCCAAAGGCATCAGTCTCAAAGGCAGGATCAAGTCGCTGCTGGAACTGGAGTCGGGCAGCAACGATCCGATGGCGATATTCCTCACGATCGGCCTCATCCAGCTGATCACGCAGCCCGACTTGTCGCCGCTGAGCCTGATCCGGTTCTTCATCCAGCAAATGCTGGTTGGAGCGGCGTTGGGATACGTCATGGGGCGGGCGATCCTGTTCCTGGTCAACCGCCTGAAACTGGGTTACGAAGGCCTTTATTCCGTCCTGATGTTGGCGCTGGTGTTTCTTACCTTTGGGTTGACCGACTTGATCGGCGGCAGCGGCTTCCTGGCGGTTTACCTGGCCGGGATCGTCCTGGGTCACCACGATTTCATCCACAAGCGGAGTATTTTACGCTTCCAGGACGGGCTGGCCTGGATCATGCAAATCGCCATGTTCCTGACGCTCGGCCTGCTGGTCTTCCCGTCCCGCCTGGTCCCTATCATCGGTATTGGGATGCTCATCGCGGCGTTCCTGATGTTTATCGCCCGCCCCGTCAGCGTTTTTATCGGCCTGATCCCAAGCGCGTTGACCTGGCGGGAAAAGACGTTCATCTCCTGGGTGGGTCTGCGCGGCGCCGCTCCCATCATCCTGGCTACCTTTCCCTTCCTCGCCAAACTTCAGCAGGCCGACTTGATCTTTAACGTGGTCTTTTTCGTGGTTCTAAACTCGGTGTTATTACAAGGCACTTCGATTCCCATTGTCGCGAAATGGCTGGGAGTCGACGCGCCCATGACGCGCAGGCGGACCTATCCCATCGAATACACGCCCGTAGGCGGATTTAAAAGCGAACTCAAGGAACTGCTGATACCGCCCAATTCGACCATGGCCGGGAAAGCCATCGTCGAATTGGAACTCCCCGAACACTTCCTGGTGGTCCTGATCGCCAGGGAAAACGACTTCATGCTGCCAAGCGGAGGAACCGCGCTGCAAGAAGGCGACACCCTGCTGGCGCTCTCGGACAGGGAATCGTTCGACGAGGTCGCGGCGAGATTCGGCCTGTCCGAGAGTCACGCGGCGGGCTGA
- a CDS encoding histidine phosphatase family protein, giving the protein MTDEIHITFLRHGRSRADDEGVHEGRYDSPLTDVGRSQVRARVGEFLTRSFRFDRIVSSPLQRAHETATIIGAALNVPIETDPDWMEIDNGPLAGMSREAAAEQYPRPAFRNPYQPFCGTGESEWEIYIRAARAVEKMVRHGPGNYLVVAHGGVLNSALKTIVGTPPSPDQQGLSFAFGDTGYARLVYYPSKHHWRLLEFNAG; this is encoded by the coding sequence ATGACGGACGAGATTCACATCACCTTTCTCAGGCACGGACGTTCTCGCGCGGATGATGAAGGCGTCCACGAAGGCCGGTACGATTCCCCGCTCACAGATGTCGGACGCTCCCAGGTCCGTGCCCGTGTCGGGGAGTTTCTCACGCGCAGTTTTCGCTTTGACAGAATCGTGTCCAGCCCCCTTCAACGCGCCCACGAAACAGCGACAATCATCGGCGCGGCATTAAATGTTCCAATTGAGACCGATCCCGACTGGATGGAGATTGACAACGGTCCTCTGGCGGGTATGTCTCGCGAGGCCGCAGCCGAACAGTATCCTAGACCGGCTTTTCGCAATCCCTACCAGCCATTTTGTGGGACAGGTGAAAGCGAATGGGAAATCTATATCCGGGCGGCAAGGGCGGTGGAAAAGATGGTCCGCCACGGCCCCGGCAATTACTTGGTAGTCGCGCATGGAGGAGTTCTCAACTCTGCCCTGAAAACGATCGTCGGAACGCCGCCCTCCCCCGACCAGCAGGGCCTGTCGTTTGCCTTCGGCGATACTGGTTATGCCCGGCTGGTCTATTATCCATCCAAACACCATTGGCGTCTCCTGGAATTCAACGCCGGATGA
- a CDS encoding leucine--tRNA ligase, translating to MAATKRKTANKKTAVKKAAKKKVVAKKTVAVKETSAKSPAKKSAAKKPAPKAKTTATKVAARKPVSKTRAVKTVVKKKATPAKKSAAKKPAPKAKTTTTKVAARKPVGKAGTAKPVVKKKAGKAAPAETSRAKRTKRVTAIAPAPPKAVIPHVDAVRAVIKKLESPKSVVPVKKEEMPVDESRYRPDAIEKKWQEKWEADKLYRSAVDESRPKHYALTMLPYPSGDLHIGHWYAMTPSDARARFMRMKGFNVLFPMGFDAFGLPAENAAIKDGIHPMKRTYANIERMRLQMRSMGAMFDWEREAATCDPEYYRWTQWFFIKLYKMGLAYRKMAAVDWCPNCNTTLAREQVWGDDRHCERCGTPVIKKDLEQWFFRTTRYADELLNFDGIDWPERVKTLQTNWIGRSEGAEVQFPAIGNQSSAADDKVTVFTTRPDTLWGATFMVFSPEHPLVDKVTTDAQRAEVEAYKAQAARQSDIEREAADKEKTGVFTGGYAINPVNGERIPIWIADYVLMSYGTGAIMAVPAHDERDFAFAKKYGLPIIEVIRPETQNAGEDGKELEEAYDGAGVMVNSGPFNGTEVNDQKGRQNPGISAVIDWLEQKGIGKESVNYRYRDWLISRQRYWGAPIPMVYCETHGWNPVPEDQLPVELPEDVEWRPTGESPLKLHPTWKNTACPVCGGPATRETDTMDTFMCSSWYHLRYLSPHYDKGPFDEKEYNYWMPVDTYTGGIEHATMHLLYTRFFHKAMRDGGVTEGNEPMLQLRNQGMVLGEDNDKMSKSKGNVIAPDLLVRRYGADTVRAYIMFFARWDLGGPWDSQGIEGTARWIRRVWTLFTDPTPPKAGAAYDGRGLRRRVHQTLRRVTHDFENFEFNTVVSSLMELLNEMHKAREAGAAGSSAWDEAREIYLKMMAPVAPFITEELWARLGKPYSIHQQKWPQVDEAAAREDVIEIPVQVNGKVRDRIVVAADAGEEEVKSAALASDHVQKFLEGREPKKVIVVKGKMVSVVA from the coding sequence ATGGCTGCAACAAAAAGGAAAACTGCAAACAAGAAGACGGCCGTCAAAAAGGCGGCGAAGAAGAAAGTCGTTGCGAAAAAGACGGTCGCGGTAAAAGAGACTTCCGCGAAATCGCCCGCCAAAAAATCGGCGGCGAAGAAACCCGCGCCGAAAGCGAAAACGACGGCGACCAAAGTCGCGGCGCGGAAACCCGTCAGCAAGACGAGAGCGGTGAAAACTGTCGTTAAAAAGAAGGCCACTCCCGCCAAAAAATCGGCGGCGAAGAAACCCGCGCCGAAAGCGAAAACGACAACGACCAAAGTCGCGGCGCGGAAACCCGTCGGCAAGGCGGGGACGGCGAAACCTGTCGTGAAGAAAAAAGCCGGGAAGGCCGCGCCCGCTGAAACGTCGAGGGCGAAGCGGACGAAGCGCGTGACGGCGATCGCGCCCGCGCCGCCGAAGGCGGTCATCCCGCACGTGGACGCGGTCCGGGCAGTCATCAAAAAATTGGAGTCGCCCAAGTCCGTCGTCCCCGTGAAAAAGGAAGAGATGCCCGTGGACGAGTCGCGCTATCGCCCGGATGCAATTGAAAAGAAGTGGCAGGAGAAATGGGAGGCGGATAAGTTGTATCGCTCGGCGGTTGACGAGAGCCGTCCCAAACATTACGCGTTGACGATGCTGCCGTATCCGAGCGGCGACCTGCACATTGGGCATTGGTACGCGATGACCCCGTCGGACGCGCGGGCGCGCTTTATGCGGATGAAGGGTTTCAATGTGTTGTTCCCGATGGGCTTCGACGCGTTCGGCCTGCCCGCCGAGAACGCCGCCATTAAAGACGGCATCCATCCGATGAAGCGGACTTACGCGAACATCGAGCGGATGCGCTTGCAGATGCGTTCGATGGGCGCGATGTTCGATTGGGAGCGCGAGGCGGCGACCTGCGATCCCGAATATTATCGCTGGACGCAGTGGTTCTTCATCAAGTTGTACAAGATGGGACTGGCGTATCGCAAAATGGCGGCGGTGGACTGGTGCCCGAATTGCAACACTACGCTGGCGCGCGAGCAGGTGTGGGGCGATGACCGTCACTGCGAACGCTGCGGCACGCCCGTCATTAAGAAGGATCTGGAGCAGTGGTTCTTCCGCACCACCCGGTACGCCGACGAACTGTTGAACTTCGACGGGATTGACTGGCCCGAGCGCGTGAAGACGCTGCAAACGAACTGGATCGGACGCAGCGAGGGCGCGGAAGTCCAGTTTCCAGCGATCGGCAATCAGTCGTCAGCGGCTGACGACAAGGTGACTGTGTTTACGACGCGGCCCGACACGCTGTGGGGCGCGACGTTCATGGTGTTTTCTCCCGAGCATCCGCTGGTGGACAAGGTGACTACCGACGCGCAACGCGCCGAAGTGGAAGCGTATAAGGCGCAGGCCGCGCGTCAATCGGACATCGAACGCGAAGCCGCGGACAAGGAGAAGACGGGCGTGTTCACCGGCGGGTACGCAATCAACCCGGTCAACGGCGAACGCATCCCGATCTGGATCGCGGATTATGTGTTGATGAGTTACGGCACGGGCGCGATCATGGCCGTCCCCGCGCACGACGAGCGCGATTTCGCGTTCGCTAAAAAATATGGCCTGCCGATTATCGAGGTGATTCGACCCGAAACCCAAAACGCAGGGGAGGACGGGAAGGAACTGGAAGAAGCCTACGACGGCGCGGGCGTGATGGTCAACTCCGGTCCGTTCAACGGGACGGAGGTCAACGACCAAAAGGGACGCCAAAACCCCGGCATCAGCGCGGTGATTGACTGGCTGGAGCAAAAAGGCATCGGCAAAGAATCGGTCAACTATCGTTACCGCGACTGGCTGATCTCGCGCCAGCGTTATTGGGGCGCGCCCATCCCGATGGTCTATTGCGAAACGCACGGATGGAATCCCGTCCCCGAAGACCAGCTGCCCGTCGAATTACCCGAGGATGTGGAATGGCGTCCGACCGGCGAAAGCCCGCTGAAACTGCATCCCACGTGGAAGAATACCGCCTGTCCCGTTTGCGGCGGTCCCGCCACGCGCGAGACCGACACAATGGACACCTTCATGTGCTCGTCGTGGTATCACCTGCGTTACCTGAGTCCGCATTACGACAAGGGGCCGTTCGACGAGAAGGAATACAACTACTGGATGCCCGTGGACACGTACACCGGCGGCATCGAACACGCCACCATGCACCTGCTGTACACGCGCTTCTTCCACAAAGCCATGCGCGACGGCGGCGTAACCGAGGGCAATGAACCAATGCTGCAACTGCGGAATCAGGGCATGGTGCTGGGCGAAGACAACGACAAGATGTCGAAGAGCAAGGGCAACGTCATCGCGCCCGACCTGCTGGTGCGGCGCTACGGCGCCGACACAGTGCGCGCCTACATCATGTTCTTCGCGCGCTGGGACTTGGGCGGACCGTGGGACTCGCAGGGCATCGAGGGAACTGCCCGCTGGATCCGCCGCGTGTGGACGCTGTTCACGGATCCGACTCCGCCGAAGGCGGGCGCGGCCTACGACGGGCGCGGCCTGCGCCGCCGCGTCCACCAGACCCTGCGCCGCGTGACGCACGACTTCGAGAATTTCGAGTTCAACACCGTCGTATCCTCGTTGATGGAACTGTTGAACGAGATGCACAAAGCGCGCGAGGCCGGCGCGGCCGGCTCTTCCGCATGGGACGAGGCGCGGGAGATCTACTTGAAGATGATGGCTCCCGTCGCGCCGTTCATCACAGAGGAACTATGGGCGCGCCTCGGCAAGCCGTACTCCATCCACCAGCAGAAATGGCCGCAGGTGGACGAGGCCGCCGCGCGGGAGGACGTGATCGAGATCCCCGTGCAGGTCAACGGCAAGGTGCGCGACCGGATCGTCGTCGCCGCGGACGCGGGCGAGGAGGAGGTCAAATCCGCCGCGCTGGCGAGCGACCACGTCCAGAAATTCCTGGAGGGACGCGAGCCGAAGAAAGTGATCGTCGTCAAAGGAAAGATGGTAAGCGTGGTGGCGTAG
- a CDS encoding Holliday junction branch migration protein RuvA, with amino-acid sequence MISSLLGELQHKEDNSLVIAVGGVGLRVSVPKGLAARLSVGDKVFVHTHLSVRENDLSLYGFESAEERKLFVTLLGVDGVGPKVALSVLSTLTLDAIQRAVFSEEPDLLSRVPGVGKKTAQKIALYLKDRLKSDDALARVAAMSDVDSEVLAALAALGYSVVEAQSAIQSVSKDAPQDAEERLRLALQYFG; translated from the coding sequence ATGATCTCCTCCCTCCTCGGCGAACTCCAGCACAAAGAAGACAACTCCCTCGTCATTGCCGTCGGCGGCGTGGGACTGCGCGTCAGCGTCCCCAAAGGCCTCGCGGCCAGGTTGTCGGTGGGCGACAAGGTTTTCGTCCACACGCATCTCAGCGTCCGTGAAAATGACTTGTCGTTGTACGGGTTCGAATCCGCCGAAGAGCGCAAGTTGTTCGTTACCCTCCTCGGCGTGGACGGGGTCGGGCCGAAGGTCGCGCTCTCGGTCCTGTCCACGCTCACGCTGGACGCCATTCAGCGCGCCGTCTTCAGCGAGGAACCCGACCTGTTGAGCCGCGTCCCCGGCGTGGGAAAGAAGACCGCCCAGAAGATCGCGCTCTATCTCAAAGACCGCCTCAAGTCCGACGACGCGCTGGCGCGGGTCGCGGCCATGAGCGACGTGGACAGCGAAGTCCTCGCCGCGCTCGCCGCGCTGGGATATTCCGTCGTCGAGGCGCAGTCCGCCATCCAGTCCGTTTCAAAGGACGCGCCGCAGGATGCGGAGGAACGCCTCCGCCTCGCGTTACAGTATTTTGGGTGA
- a CDS encoding PurR-regulated permease PerM, with the protein MRRNASASRYSILGERDAAADNAFPDKTASLKTRRKKLKLRSAMAETPPPSSPQWNSTTKLVVAFTFVAIVAALLVRFHTIIGPLLLAFVFSYLIHPVAGVLSHSLRISWRAAVGIVFLVILVVLLSLLALGGVGLMNQVQSLIAFVQSSLDKLPTIIEDVAAWGARFGLDISAVNLSSVSDQLLTMGQTIFGRMGSLLSAVAGGAANFLGWTLFVLLVSFFVLAESDGLREGILKVDIPGYSEDLRRLGQELGRIWNAFLRGQIIIFFLTFSIYFIVLSVLGVRYAIGLALAAGLARFVPYVGPAINWTALALVTFFQPFKLFGMEPLYYTLMVFLVALFIDQIFDNLVQPRVMADALRVHPAAVLVAAIVSASLLGVLGVVVAAPMLATLQLFGQYTVRKMFDQDPWPERKPRSAASKRRGLFDRINVWLRAIRRKLRKSKGA; encoded by the coding sequence ATGCGGAGGAACGCCTCCGCCTCGCGTTACAGTATTTTGGGTGAGCGTGACGCGGCAGCCGACAACGCTTTCCCGGACAAAACCGCCTCTCTTAAAACACGCCGGAAGAAATTGAAACTTCGATCAGCCATGGCAGAAACCCCTCCTCCATCCTCCCCGCAGTGGAACTCGACCACGAAACTGGTGGTGGCTTTCACTTTCGTCGCCATCGTCGCGGCGCTATTGGTGCGCTTTCACACCATCATTGGCCCGCTCCTGCTGGCGTTTGTATTTTCCTATCTCATTCATCCGGTGGCGGGCGTCCTTAGTCATTCCCTGCGCATTTCCTGGCGGGCGGCGGTGGGGATCGTGTTCCTGGTCATCCTGGTCGTCCTGCTCAGCCTGCTCGCCCTCGGCGGCGTGGGATTGATGAATCAGGTGCAAAGCCTGATCGCCTTTGTGCAATCCAGCCTCGACAAACTGCCGACGATCATCGAAGACGTGGCCGCGTGGGGCGCAAGATTCGGGCTGGATATCAGCGCCGTCAACCTGAGCTCGGTCAGCGACCAACTGCTTACAATGGGACAGACCATCTTTGGCCGCATGGGTTCGCTCCTCAGCGCCGTCGCCGGCGGCGCGGCCAATTTCCTCGGCTGGACGCTGTTCGTCCTGCTCGTCTCCTTCTTCGTCCTGGCCGAAAGCGACGGGCTGCGCGAGGGCATCCTCAAAGTGGACATCCCCGGCTATTCCGAAGACCTGCGCCGTCTCGGACAGGAACTGGGACGGATCTGGAACGCCTTCCTGCGCGGACAGATCATCATCTTCTTCCTCACCTTCTCGATCTACTTCATCGTGTTGAGCGTTCTCGGAGTCCGCTACGCCATCGGACTGGCGCTGGCCGCGGGGCTGGCGCGCTTCGTCCCATACGTCGGTCCCGCCATCAACTGGACCGCGCTGGCGCTGGTTACATTCTTCCAACCCTTCAAACTGTTCGGGATGGAACCGCTCTACTATACCCTGATGGTGTTCCTCGTCGCCCTGTTCATTGACCAGATCTTCGACAATCTCGTCCAGCCGCGCGTCATGGCTGACGCCCTGCGCGTCCACCCTGCCGCGGTGCTGGTGGCCGCCATCGTCTCTGCCAGTCTGCTGGGCGTGCTGGGAGTGGTCGTCGCCGCGCCCATGCTCGCCACCCTGCAGCTGTTCGGACAGTACACCGTCCGCAAAATGTTCGACCAGGACCCCTGGCCGGAAAGAAAGCCGCGCTCTGCCGCCTCCAAACGACGCGGCCTCTTCGACCGTATCAATGTGTGGCTGAGAGCCATCCGCCGCAAACTGCGAAAATCGAAAGGAGCCTGA